A genome region from Hymenobacter tibetensis includes the following:
- a CDS encoding GAF domain-containing protein: MSSVSSLLIPENEVQRLNSIRNYNVKRALQEPVFGEFVTLAARIFDLPISLIALVDETDVLYQANHGLPNVQVQPRQEALCATAILDHRAVVYSDLSIESSPLITLQAAEAAHAKGLRFYAAAPIQMPDQGRIGAICIIDLQPRTFSQGEQCLLELIAALISQMVAVRYCCLSSPVLGEEHWQIIREQVQEELQGILALVRYIVYRHGTQVPVPEDILVLISRRLDDVREVLDDYES; the protein is encoded by the coding sequence ATGTCGTCAGTTTCTTCTCTCCTGATTCCTGAGAACGAGGTTCAGCGCTTGAACTCTATCCGGAATTACAATGTGAAACGCGCACTACAAGAGCCCGTTTTTGGGGAGTTTGTAACACTGGCGGCACGCATTTTCGACCTGCCCATTTCATTGATTGCGCTGGTTGATGAAACGGATGTACTGTATCAGGCAAACCACGGCTTACCTAACGTCCAGGTGCAGCCACGGCAGGAAGCTCTTTGTGCCACCGCCATCCTCGACCATAGGGCAGTGGTATACAGTGACCTCAGCATCGAATCATCCCCACTTATTACGCTGCAGGCGGCGGAGGCCGCACACGCCAAAGGGCTTCGCTTCTACGCGGCAGCTCCTATCCAAATGCCTGACCAGGGGCGGATCGGAGCCATCTGCATCATCGACTTGCAGCCCCGCACCTTCAGTCAGGGCGAGCAATGCTTGCTGGAGCTGATAGCCGCGTTGATTAGCCAGATGGTGGCGGTACGTTACTGCTGCCTCTCCTCGCCAGTGCTGGGTGAAGAGCACTGGCAAATAATTCGGGAGCAAGTGCAGGAAGAACTACAAGGAATATTGGCACTGGTCCGCTACATCGTGTATCGTCATGGCACCCAAGTACCTGTGCCGGAGGATATTCTGGTCCTCATCAGCCGCCGCTTAGACGACGTGCGTGAAGTGCTAGATGACTACGAAAGCTAG